A segment of the Crassostrea angulata isolate pt1a10 chromosome 10, ASM2561291v2, whole genome shotgun sequence genome:
atacatatacttaatttttgcaattttgtttTGGCGATTTCTGATGTGATGACAtttaaatgatatgaaatacatttttgcttcttaattttttttgtgcGTTTGAGATActacaatatttaacaaatactTATACCACCAAATAGAAAAATCCACGGTTATACGGTATTTTGCCTTACTGATAAATTAGGACATTTGTTTTCCTATAGATAATGAGCTTGATACTGAGGGAACCTGGGGGATTCAATAGAAACGTCGACTGCTTCACGTACTTCCGTCTCAAGAACTGCGAGCCTGTGCGATTCAAATTCCTCGTCAGCATGCTGATGTCAAGATCTGACGGTTCCCTGTCTTTTCAGGTCCCTAGTTAATTACACCCCTTACTGAGTAGCCTCTTCCTATCTTCTTTTGTTGAACTTAATTATTCCAAACTCAATCTTTTGAACATTCTGTCAATCTTCAGTTTATGACCCTCTTTCAGTCAAAGTTTATCGAATAACTCTGAGAATGATAAAGTGTAGGGCAATTCAGCGAAATCCAATTTAAAGAGTATGTCAAATATCCACttgtttaagatttttaattCCAGTTTTTGTACCTGTATAGGTGTGTTGTATGAGGTATTTGAATTCCTTAATTACGTTTGCTCCCAATTCCAACATCAAAGTCTTTCTCCAGACTGAGTTGGAAATGGCGGGAGTGGATCCAAATGTTCTACTAATGGTGAGTTCAGTTCAATGAGCGAAGAAGTACTTTCAGACTTGTTGTTATCTGAAAATTAATCATAATTACGTAAAAAGAATtatttctgcatttttttttaaaataaaacttataaaataaaaacacactCAATTTTGATTATCTCCTTAAACTAGAGTCAACAGATTTCTTTAAGTTTAAATCGACAATTTTGTTAAGCTAATTTTACACAAACAATGTACATTTTAATACGACAatcaataaagaataaaaacaagaCAGACaggaatgtatttttaattctttaagaTGATAGAAGACAACAAACTGCCGGAAAAAGATGATCTCATCCGAGAGATCCTGGACTTCCAAAACAGCCAAATCGATGTCGACACTGTCTTGGAAACCAACAAAGCACTGCACGAGAAGGTTCGTGTTAATAGggaaaacaatgattttttttctcgtgCCGAAAGAAAACTGCCACACATCCCTATAATTTGCATTATTTTCTAAACAGAATCTATTTTGTAAACTTTTGTAGATTACAACACTGAGAAATCAAGTTAAGGTATAGCAGTGTGTTGTCTATTAACATTTGCACACTAATCCACGTTGTACAAgtacagttacatgtacacGAATACATTTGTACTTGTTAATGATATGTAcgtcacatacatgtacatttttgtttacaGATGCTCTTTAAAATATGTTACGCAAAATTTATATGTGAAGTGTTCTGCTTGGTCTAGCTTTTTCTATCTTTTCTAGCTGTCGCAGGCAGAAAAACAGACGTCCAGTAAAACGAAACCGgcaccacccccacccccaccaccaccaccgcCTCCACTTCCTGTTACCAACCAGCTTCGTACTGCACCTGCGCAGATGACGACGGAAACGCAACATAACCCTAATGTAACTGTGaatgttgatgtacatgtacaaagtgtTCAAAACGAAAATTCAGCCTTGCAGCGTCTTACGAACTGTCTTCAAGAATTAAAAACGATACATGACAACGAAAACACACGACAAGATATTAGTAAGTAGAATACGGCAAAATACAGACAGTTGCTTCGTTAACGTTTATGTTCATTAGTTCTAGATGGGGTTAGGGAAGTAGAAGACCTACCCCAAAATCTTAACAAGCCCAAAactaagaaacaaaatattacaCAAACTACACTAACCAACAAAATCCTAATCGGGGCAGGCTGGGTGTGGGGATGGGTGGGTTATTGTTTCtatcttaaaatttgatttgtatgcaaaattttctttttatttgtttaacagtTTCCACAAAATATTGAGCAGGTCAGCTCGTTCAAGAATCATTTCACTTTATCTCAAATTTAGAAAAtgcttttcaaaaataaaggggggggggggtaggcaAAGTCCATTGTCGCTCCCCACCCCTCTcttgctacgtgcctgaaatatgattaatattttcaagataaatttttaaatgtactaAAGTCAATGCTGTTATAGTAGACATCAAGaacatacttttttattttaaatttttataattatcatttGCAAATTATTGTGTGAATATTCGGTTTCACATTCAGTTTCCAGAACTACTTGTGCTTTAAGGTTTAACCTAttatttttcaaccttttaaCCTCTAGACGAGTGCAATAACAATGAGGTCACGTGTAAGGATGAGAAAGTTCCTTTTTCTCCAAGAGCCAAATTGCCATATTTGAACTGGACTGTGATAGGCGATGTTGAAAATACTATGTTTAAGGTAATAGGATGCCATTTGGTTACTTAGAATTGCATGTCTTGTTATAATTATTGATAATAATCTAGCTTGTGTctttgaagacaaaaaaaatcgatttaaGGGGCTCTAATGAATTGGATTTCTTCCAGCATCTAAATTATGAAAGAGTTCTTCAAGAGATAGAATTGTTTGAACTTGAAGAAAGTTTTAAGATCGGACAGGAACAGAAACAAGATTGTCCAAAACGTATGTACCCGGCACTATGGTAATCTTTAATGTACACTCCCTTTTGTGAACAacgaaaagataaaaaaaattattataaaatttaattatagtCATTATATTTCAGCGCTAAGAGAAAAATCTAGAAAATCGAAAATTCGATTTATGGAGCCATCCAGAGCTAAAAACCTTTGTAAGTCTTAatacacataaatataaaacagtgTACATCACTGCACACCAAATAAAAATGGTAAAACATCATGGATTTTTTCGCGTGTCAATATTTgcaaaaatgaggaaaaatttgtaacatttttaatttgcatgtttcttttttgtaatttaaaaagttttatatagaaaatgatTAAGGatacattttcaattcttttcgaTTTGAAAGAGATCGCCAAAAAAGCGAAAATTAAATCATCGTGAAAATTATCGAATATACGGTAATTTGATATATAGTAACAAATTTAagatattcgattttttttggACAGCCATCTTACAGAAGAAGATCGGGCGCTCTCCTTTGGTAATCAAGGAGTATATAGAGGAGTACGATGTTGATGCTCTGTTATCCGACAATGCGGAGTTACTTCTCAAGTTCATTCCGACAGAGACTGAGGTTAGAGTTCAAAGACAATTAGGTCATTCTGGTACCGTTGGGATTGCATATCAATTGCAGCTtttcgggcctttccggcagagcTCGGAAAAGCACGTTTTCCGAGCTCTGTCAGGGAGGCCCGAGACGGTGCGGTTGGATTGCATTTATATAAGCAACGACATTTCTAAATTATCTCCGAAGATCTTAGAATAAGAAATTACATTTTGGTGACAGATATTGGAATAACAATATCAAAACTTGACGTTGATTTTGAGATGTTTGCAAAATAACGTTAAGTTTAAACAATCATAATTTTGACTTAAAGATGAGGACGATAATGGAATTAGACTTTCAGTTGGAAGATTTAGATGAAGCAGAGCAAATGCTGGTGCAAGTAAGTTTTTTGCAAAGCAATAACTTTAGAGCaaaattaatgtgtttttttctaatatgctCGAGTTTTTCCTGTCCAAACTTTATAATAATATCATAGCCTGAATAAATTGACGTTGTTCAAAGATAGCCACTTAATTCTTTATCCTCAGTTGATGTCCATCGCTAGGCTAGAGGATCGGCTCCGTCTGATGATCTTTATGGACAGTTTCCCACGTGTAGCTGACACACTTTTACCTGTAAGACACCTTTGTTAAAATCTTCGTAGAGTCAAAACAGTTGACGGctgcatttttattaattttttttaaaatgtcaattcCTTCGTGAAAAGTTGCAAAACTGGCTTCCAAACAgattgttcatttttaaataagtttATCTAAAGCAATATTAAGATTTATGCACAAAATTCATTGTGAACTatagtttataaaacttttaagatttatttgatattttaaaatttatgaaaccGAATAGTTAAGAAAGAAtcattgtatttttcttttacagCCAATCGCTGATTTAATGAAGAAGTCCACTTGCTTACTTAGATGTACAAAGTTGCAGAAAATTTTCGAGGTAGGTACATGCTTGTCAATCTAGGTCACAGAAAACTCTTTTTAAACGTTAGGTGCAATTTAagcaataaaatatgtacatgtaatacattctTGTACACAGCCTAAGTACAGGACGTGTCAACAACATGAATTTATTGCTTTATTTATCTATTCTTCCATTATCATCAGATCATTCTGGCCGTGGGAAATTTCATCAATGGTAACAGGAAGCAAGCCTGTGGATTCCGAGTTTCGTCACTTCCGCTGGTATGTTTGCTTCATTTTGGAAGGTTGTAATGGTCGGATAGAACAATAGAAAGAACTTTGCATAGAAAACGTAAAGCGAAAAGTTTAAATTGCGGGAATTATAAAAgttgtaatttttcaaattattaaaaatcagGATACTTGCTTGTTTcgctttaaatgaaattttgtcTATGAGTGCATTTTTCGTTATCCAGTTAGAACAAATTCGATCCGGGGATCGATCCTTGAACCTTCTGGAGTACATCGCAGAACTAGTTGTACGTCACTACTATGATGTTCATGATTGGTATGACGACCTTGACATTCTCAACACTAGTTCAGGTAAAGTATAGGCAAATTATTAACTAACGGTATTATCACATATCATTAAATGTTAGATGTCATAATATCCATTGATCGTTATAATTAATGAATGTTAATTGTTGTTAAGTTAATATCAAATTACCATCGTCAATTTTAAATGGTctgtataccggtatattagaatttgacatcttttttttttaaattaccctTATAAAAAATCGTGAATGTTTAGCAAAGtcaaagtattttattaaaaatggaaaacgAGTTTgctgaaatattaaaaaaatacagtattGAGATTATTGGATGTATttgcattttacaatttgtttcGAATTCCGAATGACCACTCCTTCGAAGAGAGGTaactctaaatttatttttcaatcacgTCTATTGATAGCGTACACACTAAATGAACATTATAGTCGCAAAGCACTCTCTAGCCGGTTAGGAGAGGTCTATACGGACTCCTTACCGTTGCCTGAGACGATGCATGTACATACCCTATAATAGAtataatagtttatatatttttaaaaaaacatataatgACATTACATACTATATGTACAGAAACTACAAGCAAAATAGTTAAAAAGTGATTACTGATTACTGAGTATCAACTCTACTTATTGCTGTGGCGTTTTTTAGTCTCTTTTCAGTCTTTGCTGGCATCAGTCAAGGAGATGGATTTTGCCATGTCTACTTTACAGCGAGAGATAACAGAAACAAACTGCCAACGACTTATTGTATCCTTAATTATCTACACTTACAATGttaattttaaaggaaaaaagtCTTTATTAGTTACTTAACATAACGTGATcagttttcaaataaaaattgaagaaaaaaaattagatattcattttacccaaactatttaaaatttaaaactttaacatgtACAAAGGTATTCCACGAAGAAATGTCAACGAAATGTTGTAAAATTCAGAAGGAATTCCGTGAAATGGAATCAGTATATAGATCATTGTGTACCATGTTCGGGGAAAATGCTTCAGATTTGGACTCGCAGGAATTTTTCAAACTAATACATAATTTTGCCGAATCGTACAGGGTAAGGGTAAAAAATGGTATGCGAAAATTTACTAGTCTGATATTCAAAAACAAAGTCTAAtgaattgttaaaaatctttgttttctGGAATGTTGATAAATATCTTCTTTACAGATGTCTGATAAACAGTTGAATAGACAGCGATGGAGAATGGGAATTACTCTAACAAAAGCAAAACAGGACAAACCCGCCACATCGGAAAAGGAACTTGAGACGCGTTCTCCGAGGTTTACCCATATTGATTCTGCCCCAGTGCGGTCGCCGGGTTATCATCACACAGAAAACCGACAAGAACAGGCCTTTACGTTTGAAAATGACATTGCTGAGAAGGAAATAGTGACACTGAGTGAACAGAGTATAGAAGACTGGGTTGTAAATAGTCCACCTCCTTCAGCATGTACGGACGTATTACGAGAAGAATCGTTCGCAAGAATACACAACCTGGATCAACCAAAAGAGGAAATGGACAGTATCTTTGATTACGAGACCGAAAGTGAGGATAGTGCGTTTGTTGGGTCTGAAGGACAATATCTCCGGTCTTCAAGCAATAGAAAATTCACCTTTGATAATGGTGTCTTACATCATGAATACCGCTCCAATTTTCTCCGGAAACCGAGTCCTCCACCAGAACCATTTCCGGACTACTCGGTTTGTGGGACATTCCGATTTGATGACGAAGTTGATAAGGTGTTGAGTGATTTCGAGGGAAAATTGAACGAATACTGCACGATAGCCAGTGTCCCTGTATACAAAGGGTACCTGGATATGAGATCAGAGATTTACATTTAAGGAAACAAGAAACGGCTATTTTTCAACTACTTGTATAAAATttgcttttttataatatatttttgtgcaATGAATTTCACACGGCTGTGCAATATTTCCCTatgatattaataatatttaccaatataaatattaaatgtgtatgtgtatatacatatatgtgtaTGTTCTGTgcctaatatatgtacattacTATGATTTGTTAGTCGCCTATTATTTAAATTATGTCATAAAACTCGGATGGCTAATGCACTTAGTTATACCGATATCGAATCATCACAAATTCGCTAAACAACTGACAAGACTGAATAGATGGAAAACGACTGATTTCGCAGTTAGTAATAAGGATTAATTACATTTTGATCTCGCCACTTATTGCGTGTACTGTTAACAGTACATCAAAGACAATATCTATATGTATATTATCCTTGTGCTATCATGGCTCAGTTCCTGAACGCATATCTTTgatattatatacaataaacGAACAAAAGGGGAAGTCGCTCTAGAAATCTTTTCATGATTCTGTTATAAATTGTAGTATTAATCTTTCTCGGCAAAATTCTCTCTACAGCCGTGATAAACATACACCGATTGAGTTAATTAGCGGCTTTTCAGTACTGCGCTGTGTTGTAAAAGAGATTGATCAATAACTGAACGCACACCTAAACGCAAgctgaaatatgaaatcatGGATAGCAGGCGgcaaacgtaaaaaaaaaacc
Coding sequences within it:
- the LOC128166751 gene encoding formin-like protein 1 isoform X3, yielding MAATPISPRAQDRQKARLAKLEEKWSVLFNQKTRAPIYSVDMYIDNLHQCCDGKKNRLLSSSGHSNLSNGNSNGSSICSTNPTANLEVSHLLQKLRLDLKMSYQWFIEDFCKRENNGLTLLLNLLRNIQKIAKEMNSVPSKEKAQTRKRLLSEELDCLVCVKFCLRAQIASKVLLDSTYGLESVASALMSSFTKSRIAALEIMSLILREPGGFNRNVDCFTYFRLKNCEPVRFKFLVSMLMSRSDGSLSFQVCCMRYLNSLITFAPNSNIKVFLQTELEMAGVDPNVLLMMIEDNKLPEKDDLIREILDFQNSQIDVDTVLETNKALHEKITTLRNQVKLSQAEKQTSSKTKPAPPPPPPPPPPPLPVTNQLRTAPAQMTTETQHNPNVTVNVDVHVQSVQNENSALQRLTNCLQELKTIHDNENTRQDINECNNNEVTCKDEKVPFSPRAKLPYLNWTVIGDVENTMFKHLNYERVLQEIELFELEESFKIGQEQKQDCPKPLREKSRKSKIRFMEPSRAKNLSILQKKIGRSPLVIKEYIEEYDVDALLSDNAELLLKFIPTETEMRTIMELDFQLEDLDEAEQMLVQLMSIARLEDRLRLMIFMDSFPRVADTLLPPIADLMKKSTCLLRCTKLQKIFEIILAVGNFINGNRKQACGFRVSSLPLLEQIRSGDRSLNLLEYIAELVVRHYYDVHDWYDDLDILNTSSVSFQSLLASVKEMDFAMSTLQREITETNCQRLIVFHEEMSTKCCKIQKEFREMESVYRSLCTMFGENASDLDSQEFFKLIHNFAESYRMSDKQLNRQRWRMGITLTKAKQDKPATSEKELETRSPRFTHIDSAPVRSPGYHHTENRQEQAFTFENDIAEKEIVTLSEQSIEDWVVNSPPPSACTDVLREESFARIHNLDQPKEEMDSIFDYETESEDSAFVGSEGQYLRSSSNRKFTFDNGVLHHEYRSNFLRKPSPPPEPFPDYSVCGTFRFDDEVDKVLSDFEGKLNEYCTIASVPVYKGYLDMRSEIYI
- the LOC128166751 gene encoding formin-like protein 1 isoform X1, with translation MDLVCRSISDPFLHRAQIHDRFYRSRYDVPFWVMAATPISPRAQDRQKARLAKLEEKWSVLFNQKTRAPIYSVDMYIDNLHQCCDGKKNRLLSSSGHSNLSNGNSNGSSICSTNPTANLEVSHLLQKLRLDLKMSYQWFIEDFCKRENNGLTLLLNLLRNIQKIAKEMNSVPSKEKAQTRKRLLSEELDCLVCVKFCLRAQIASKVLLDSTYGLESVASALMSSFTKSRIAALEIMSLILREPGGFNRNVDCFTYFRLKNCEPVRFKFLVSMLMSRSDGSLSFQVCCMRYLNSLITFAPNSNIKVFLQTELEMAGVDPNVLLMMIEDNKLPEKDDLIREILDFQNSQIDVDTVLETNKALHEKITTLRNQVKLSQAEKQTSSKTKPAPPPPPPPPPPPLPVTNQLRTAPAQMTTETQHNPNVTVNVDVHVQSVQNENSALQRLTNCLQELKTIHDNENTRQDINECNNNEVTCKDEKVPFSPRAKLPYLNWTVIGDVENTMFKHLNYERVLQEIELFELEESFKIGQEQKQDCPKPLREKSRKSKIRFMEPSRAKNLSILQKKIGRSPLVIKEYIEEYDVDALLSDNAELLLKFIPTETEMRTIMELDFQLEDLDEAEQMLVQLMSIARLEDRLRLMIFMDSFPRVADTLLPPIADLMKKSTCLLRCTKLQKIFEIILAVGNFINGNRKQACGFRVSSLPLLEQIRSGDRSLNLLEYIAELVVRHYYDVHDWYDDLDILNTSSVSFQSLLASVKEMDFAMSTLQREITETNCQRLIVFHEEMSTKCCKIQKEFREMESVYRSLCTMFGENASDLDSQEFFKLIHNFAESYRMSDKQLNRQRWRMGITLTKAKQDKPATSEKELETRSPRFTHIDSAPVRSPGYHHTENRQEQAFTFENDIAEKEIVTLSEQSIEDWVVNSPPPSACTDVLREESFARIHNLDQPKEEMDSIFDYETESEDSAFVGSEGQYLRSSSNRKFTFDNGVLHHEYRSNFLRKPSPPPEPFPDYSVCGTFRFDDEVDKVLSDFEGKLNEYCTIASVPVYKGYLDMRSEIYI
- the LOC128166751 gene encoding formin-like protein 1 isoform X2; this translates as MDLVCRSISDPFLHRAQIHDRFYRSRYDVPFWVMAATPISPRAQDRQKARLAKLEEKWSVLFNQKTRAPIYSVDMYIDNLHQCCDGKKNRLLSSSGHSNLSNGNSNGSSICSTNPTANLEVSHLLQKLRLDLKMSYQWFIEDFCKRENNGLTLLLNLLRNIQKIAKEMNSVPSKEKAQTRKRLLSEELDCLVCVKFCLRAQIASKVLLDSTYGLESVASALMSSFTKSRIAALEIMSLILREPGGFNRNVDCFTYFRLKNCEPVRFKFLVSMLMSRSDGSLSFQVCCMRYLNSLITFAPNSNIKVFLQTELEMAGVDPNVLLMMIEDNKLPEKDDLIREILDFQNSQIDVDTVLETNKALHEKLSQAEKQTSSKTKPAPPPPPPPPPPPLPVTNQLRTAPAQMTTETQHNPNVTVNVDVHVQSVQNENSALQRLTNCLQELKTIHDNENTRQDINECNNNEVTCKDEKVPFSPRAKLPYLNWTVIGDVENTMFKHLNYERVLQEIELFELEESFKIGQEQKQDCPKPLREKSRKSKIRFMEPSRAKNLSILQKKIGRSPLVIKEYIEEYDVDALLSDNAELLLKFIPTETEMRTIMELDFQLEDLDEAEQMLVQLMSIARLEDRLRLMIFMDSFPRVADTLLPPIADLMKKSTCLLRCTKLQKIFEIILAVGNFINGNRKQACGFRVSSLPLLEQIRSGDRSLNLLEYIAELVVRHYYDVHDWYDDLDILNTSSVSFQSLLASVKEMDFAMSTLQREITETNCQRLIVFHEEMSTKCCKIQKEFREMESVYRSLCTMFGENASDLDSQEFFKLIHNFAESYRMSDKQLNRQRWRMGITLTKAKQDKPATSEKELETRSPRFTHIDSAPVRSPGYHHTENRQEQAFTFENDIAEKEIVTLSEQSIEDWVVNSPPPSACTDVLREESFARIHNLDQPKEEMDSIFDYETESEDSAFVGSEGQYLRSSSNRKFTFDNGVLHHEYRSNFLRKPSPPPEPFPDYSVCGTFRFDDEVDKVLSDFEGKLNEYCTIASVPVYKGYLDMRSEIYI